The following are encoded together in the Malaya genurostris strain Urasoe2022 chromosome 3, Malgen_1.1, whole genome shotgun sequence genome:
- the LOC131437961 gene encoding glutactin-like, producing the protein MCSSIASDPAAANPMVNLPGQGTLRGSITKGAWSGVPIQQFLNIRYAEPATGDRRFKAPIPAEPWEGVRDVSKRNRTSPYYGDLKKVPKDELTNNLEDCISLCVYTKDLSGKKPVIVYIHGGGFYSGSAAQHPPEYLLEKDIVLVVPQYRLAALGFLSTKTENIPGNAGVQDVLLAFQWVQKYISHFGGDPKQVTAFGQSAGAAIISALTFSPVTKESLFGKVIYNSGAGLASSWSFDMNCERNARDIARRAGCDPKAPLDEVEKFLLQLDTYTLLKSFSQHMWQGTPNGINSIGGHRFTLGGPSGIFPKTPFEVMKRGGGRKNLPMLTGVVKHEGTFALVDIFAILAHMKILKDADFMRYDLLEEVARIYGSTENSNALGQLIARSMFNVEDLVSGDIRRLIPGLIDFSGAAIIKSTVLRSAQFNSRYNPDKTYVYSFDYHGEHTRFGFDQDVSKIPFDGGVHHTNDLLYLFPYPKSAAKLNSEDKKMAKTMVDLWTSFAIDGVPRTRDLPEWPTFNKVYGPYLHIDKQFSIGQNFLDELTVTNDEVRKAEKKMIA; encoded by the exons ATGTGTTCATCGATTGCATCTGATCCGGCCGCCGCCAATCCAATGGTGAACCTACCAGGTCAGGGAACGCTACGCGGTTCTATTACCAAGGGAGCCTGGAGTGGTGTCCCGATTCAGCAATTCTTGAACATTCGCTATGCGGAACCTGCAACGGGAGATCGACGTTTCAAGGCACCCATTCCGGCCGAACCGTGGGAAGGAGTACGTGACGTTTCCAAGCGGAACCGAACATCGCCGTACTACGGTGATTTGAAGAAAGTACCTAAGGATGAACTGACGAACAATCTAGAGGATTGTATAAGTCTTTGCGTCTACACAAAAGAT CTTTCAGGAAAGAAACCGGTAATCGTCTACATTCATGGTGGTGGATTCTACAGTGGAAGTGCCGCTCAACACCCTCCAGAATATCTTCTCGAAAAAGACATAGTTCTCGTAGTGCCGCAGTATCGACTAGCCGCTCTCGGATTTCTCTCAACCAAAACAGAAAACATCCCCGGCAACGCCGGAGTCCAGGATGTACTGCTAGCATTCCAATGGGTTCAAAAATATATTTCCCACTTCGGAGGGGATCCCAAGCAAGTCACTGCCTTCGGTCAGTCTGCAGGGGCGGCAATCATTTCGGCACTGACATTCAGTCCTGTTACGAAAGAATCACTCTTCGGCAAGGTGATTTATAACTCGGGAGCTGGTTTGGCAAGCAgctggtcatttgacatgaactGTGAACGAAATGCCAGAGACATTGCTCGTAGAGCAGGCTGTGATCCGAAGGCTCCGTTGGACGAAGTTGAGAAATTCCTCTTACAACTGGATACGTACACACTACTGAAGTCGTTCTCGCAACATATG TGGCAAGGAACGCCAAACGGCATCAACTCGATTGGTGGTCATCGTTTCACTCTCGGAGGACCATCAGGAATATTTCCGAAAACGCCATTTGAAGTGatgaaacgaggaggaggacgGAAAAATTTACCAATGCTGACGGGAGTGGTAAAACACGAGGGCACCTTTGCATTAGTGGATATATTTGCAATACTTGCACACATGAAAATATTGAAGGATGCTGATTTTATGCGGTACGATTTGCTGGAAGAGGTTGCACGTATCTACGGATCTACAGAGAACAGTAACGCATTGGGACAGTTAATAGCCAGATCAATGTTCAATGTGGAGGATTTGGTGTCTGGCGACATACGCAGGCTTATACCTGGATTGATCGAT TTCAGTGGTGCAGCAATAATCAAATCCACGGTACTTCGATCAGCACAGTTCAATAGCCGTTATAACCCCGACAAGACCTACGTCTACAGTTTCGACTATCATGGTGAACACACTCGTTTTGGATTTGATCAAGACGTTAGCAAGATACCGTTTGATGGTGGCGTACACCACACAAACGATCTTCTATATTTGTTCCCTTATCCAAAGTCTGCAGCAAAGCTAAACTCCGAAGACAAAAAGATGGCCAAAACGATGGTTGATCTTTGGACATCATTTGCCATCGATGGCGTTCCAAGAACGAGAGATCTTCCCGAATGGCCTACATTCAACA AAGTATACGGACCATATCTACATATAGACAAGCAGTTTAGCATAGGGCAAAACTTCCTGGACGAACTAACTGTGACGAACGATGAAGTACGAaaggcagaaaaaaaaatgatcgctTAG
- the LOC131437902 gene encoding glutactin-like: MTTIWSSMLKGETLRISSFSFRNAVRPFSTIDANRNTIVELPGLGKIKGSITEGAWTGTKIYQFLNIRYGEPANGIRRFKPPVPVQGWKDILDVSKPKLGSPSYSDMKLYTPVQLAQNQEDCLNVSVYTKDTSGKKPVIVYIHGGLFVTGAASHFPPNYIMEKDVVLVVPQYRLGPLGFLSTRTENIPGNAGIHDVKLVFEWVQKYISQFGGDPNQVTAMAQSSGASMVSSMLYSPAIDTEKLFHKLILQSGCCFTSWSYDHTPIENTRVIAELAGCDPKANLEELEQFLMKVDVYQLMKAFSKQYRMNLVNKGIDKIGGCRIVLDCSHGLFPQLPYQAMRKGMVRKNLPMLVGTTKHDGTFAMVDIFLCLAQKKLRGATSVHLHLLIDEMNQLMGIDDPSCVVRSLQTALFYGDETLAKNDLTKLMPGLSDAAATSLMKGPVLKQAQVNATYQPNDTFLYSFDYAGEHTRFGFGLDTSQFPFGGGVHHCDDLIYLFPYPPEASNLNEADSQIAKKTVDLWTSFATDGIPRAEGVPDWPSMNRVCGPYMKIDENCTIGENYLNEFTTTSQDPSSIAKETKSRTKKVSSKTQNEQQREAIKQ; encoded by the exons ATGACTACAATTTGGAGTTCGATGTTAAAAGGGGAAACGCTCAGGATAAGTTCTTTTTCGTTTCGAAATGCTGTGAGACCGTTTTCCACCATCGACGCTAACAGAAATACGATCGTAGAGCtaccaggccttggaaaaattAAAGGCTCCATAACTGAGGGTGCATGGACTGGAACAAAAATTTACCAATTCCTAAACATTCGGTATGGTGAACCAGCGAATGGTATAAGGCGCTTCAAACCACCGGTTCCCGTTCAGGGATGGAAAGATATATTGGATGTCAGCAAGCCAAAACTTGGATCGCCTTCATATTCTGACATGAAACTGTATACCCCAGTACAGTTAGCTCAAAACCAAGAGGATTGCCTCAATGTTTCCGTTTATACCAAGGATACTAGTGGTAAGAAACCTGTGATTGTTTACATCCACGGAGGGCTGTTCGTTACTGGAGCAGCTAGTCACTTCCCTCCGAATTATATTATGGAGAAAGACGTCGTTTTGGTCGTGCCTCAGTACCGGTTGGGTCCTTTAGGTTTTCTATCAACAAGGACAGAAAATATTCCCGGAAATGCCGGCATCCATGATGTGAAGTTAGTGTTTGAATGGGTTCAGAAGTATATTTCGCAGTTTGGAGGAGATCCAAATCAGGTTACAGCCATGGCACAATCATCCGGTGCTTCGATGGTATCTTCCATGCTCTACAGTCCGGCAATCGACACCGAGAAACTTTTCCATAAGCTCATTTTGCAGTCTGGCTGCTGCTTTACTTCCTGGAGCTACGATCATACGCCCATAGAAAACACCCGAGTCATTGCTGAACTGGCTGGCTGTGATCCGAAAGCGAATCTGGAAGAACTTGAACAATTCCTGATGAAAGTTGATGTGTACCAACTAATGAAGGCGTTCTCGAAACAATAT CGGATGAATCTTGTGAACAAAGGGATTGATAAGATTGGCGGTTGTCGAATCGTGTTAGACTGTTCGCATGGATTATTCCCACAGTTGCCGTATCAAGCCATGCGCAAGGGAATGGTTCGAAAAAACCTTCCTATGCTCGTCGgtactacaaaacatgatgggACATTTGCCATGGTGGACATCTTTCTTTGCTTAGCACAAAAGAAGCTCCGAGGTGCAACTTCAGTTCATTTGCATTTACTTATTGATGAGATGAATCAACTTATGGGCATAGACGATCCCTCATGCGTAGTTCGATCGCTGCAAACTGCACTATTCTACGGTGACGAGACATTAGCGAAAAATGATCTCACGAAGCTAATGCCTGGATTGTCAGAC GCTGCAGCCACTTCCCTGATGAAGGGCCCTGTACTGAAACAGGCACAGGTGAACGCAACTTATCAACCGAATGATACATTTTTGTACAGCTTCGACTACGCCGGAGAACACACTAGATTTGGTTTCGGTCTAGACACTTCACAGTTTCCATTTGGAGGAGGTGTTCATCACTGTGATGATTTAATATATCTGTTCCCATATCCTCCAGAAGCATCGAATCTCAATGAAGCTGATTCGCAGATTGCAAAAAAGACGGTTGATCTGTGGACTTCCTTTGCTACTGATGGCATTCCTCGGGCAGAAGGAGTACCTGATTGGCCCAGCATGAATC GCGTTTGTGGACCTTACATGAAAATTGACGAAAATTGTACAATCGGTGAAAACTATCTAAATGAATTCACAACGACTTCGCAAGACCCGTCCAGTATAGCAAAAGAAACCAAAAGTCGAACTAAAAAGGTTTCGTCCAAAACACAGAACGAGCAACAGCGGGAGGCCATCAAGCAGTGA
- the LOC131438453 gene encoding protein FAM8A1, protein MDDNSDKPNEANPTASIDSPSNTKTPKQIYFELLRAWVHHAQMQQQIQAYFPYYLMNNYPQLFQANGTAEVATAGTSGPASPGILPGQQIPTPGTGVQPSTVNLNQRRAAEILDPARQEEIINRNGGYEYIIAPLWKRFIAEAIDIVIIFLLKVMTTMACIDFFDIDLFDIDFDAIRNSIEEDYTALLSFTSELIFLEIITKFAVCIYETIWTIHGQGQIGGATPGKMLMGIRIIHVDAVVLLDPPQPGRVRNNNQNPIRALLFPAANPGFKRALCRSVAKNALIALFFPMCFLMFFFKHNRTMYDIMTKTIVVEDNPAPVLRRR, encoded by the exons ATGGATGACAACTCCGATAAACCAAACGAAGCTAACCCTACTGCTTCAATCGATTCTCCTTCAAATACGAAAACGCCGAAACAAATATATTTCGAGTTATTGCGCGCTTGGGTTCATCATGCTCAGATGCAGCAGCAAATTCAGGCATATTTTCCCTACTATCTTATGAACAACTATCCTCAGTTGTTTCAGGCCAATGGTACAGCAGAAGTAGCAACAGCTGGAACTAGTGGACCAGCATCGCCAGGTATTCTCCCTGGTCAACAAATTCCTACCCCTGGAACGGGTGTTCAGCCATCAACCGTAAACCTAAACCAAAGAAGAGCTGCCGAAATTTTGGATCCTGCACGACAGGAAGAAA TTATCAATCGCAACGGTGGTTACGAATACATCATTGCACCCCTCTGGAAGCGGTTTATTGCGGAAGCAATTGACATAGTAATCATTTTTCTGCTCAAAGTGATGACAACGATGGCATGTATTGACTTTTTCGACATCGACTT ATTCGACATTGACTTTGATGCCATTCGAAACTCAATAGAAGAAGACTACACAGCATTGTTATCGTTCACATCCGAGCTTATTTTTCTGGAAATTATAACGAAATTTGCTGTTTGTATCTACGAAACAATTTGGACAATCCATGGCCAAGGCCAGATAGGTGGTGCGACACCCGGGAAAATGTTGATGGGTATTCGCATTATACATGTAGATGCCGTTGTTCTGCTTGATCCACCTCAGCCAGGAAGAGTTCGAAATAATAATCAAAACCCTATTAGAGCACTGCTGTTTCCGGCAGCTAATCCAGGTTTCAAGCGTGCACTCTGTCGGTCAGTGGCCAAGAATGCACTGATTGCACTGTTCTTTCCAATGTGTTTTCTGATGTTCTTTTTCAAGCACAACCGAACAATGTACGATATTATGACGAAAACGATCGTGGTAGAAGACAATCCGGCACCGGTACTTCGCCGGCGCTAG
- the LOC131439466 gene encoding trypsin 5G1-like — protein sequence MATMIYLFSLLMLAVAISGNGMESEIINICGPRIIGGHEIDISDIPFQVSLHAEYYGFFCSGVIISSNWILTAAHCVDNLFISKAIQIRFGSNYTATGGSLIVVKQVIKHPNYTRLDLDYDLSLLELKEAIPLDDQLYAAELPSQDEQIDDGLCVQVSGWGSTYTRVDQLRATYVPIVSPEECRAAYDYFWIVVTERMVCAGFPEGGRDACYGDSGGPLVDGRKLLGIVSWGMECAQPSFPGVYARVASAREWIAEIAGV from the coding sequence ATGGCTACGATGATTTACTTGTTTTCGCTTCTGATGCTCGCCGTTGCCATCAGTGGAAATGGAATGgaatcggaaataataaacatCTGTGGCCCCCGAATCATTGGAGGTCACGAAATAGACATCTCTGACATTCCATTCCAGGTATCATTGCATGCCGAATACTATGGTTTCTTCTGCTCAGGTGTTATCATCTCAAGTAACTGGATTTTGACGGCAGCTCACTGCGTTGATAATTTGTTCATCTCCAAGGCAATACAGATTCGTTTCGGATCGAATTACACTGCAACGGGAGGAAGTTTGATTGTTGTGAAACAAGTGATCAAACATCCAAATTATACTAGGCTAGATTTAGATTATGACTTATCGCTGCTGGAACTGAAGGAAGCCATTCCGTTGGATGATCAATTGTATGCAGCCGAGCTACCGAGCCAGGACGAACAGATCGATGACGGACTGTGTGTCCAAGTGTCCGGCTGGGGCAGTACCTACACTCGGGTTGATCAGCTTCGTGCGACCTATGTTCCGATTGTAAGCCCCGAAGAATGTCGTGCGGCATATGACTACTTTTGGATCGTGGTCACAGAGCGGATGGTATGTGCTGGATTTCCCGAAGGGGGGCGAGATGCGTGCTACGGTGATTCTGGCGGTCCTCTGGTCGATGGACGAAAGCTGCTTGGTATAGTGTCCTGGGGAATGGAATGTGCCCAGCCTAGTTTTCCCGGAGTCTACGCACGAGTGGCATCCGCTCGTGAGTGGATAGCGGAGATTGCCGGTGTTTAG